The following nucleotide sequence is from Anaerobiospirillum thomasii.
TGCAATGACTAAGTGGAGCAACTATTTAGTTTATCTTGGTGTCACATTTTAAAATAGATGTTGCATATTTACTGTAAAAAGTTTATACTTTTTCCGTATGCTGTTATAAAAGCGTCCGTTTTTTAGTTTCAGCTAGTTTATATTGACAGAATTTTCTCCATGTGTTTTTCGGCCCTCGTCTTTTGATGAGGGTTTTTTATTTTCAGAGACCGATATTGTGAAAGATATTTTTGACGGAGTAGCTCATACTGCTATCATTGTGCACATTCTGCTCGGAATGTCTCTCGCATCAATCATTCAGTTTTATAAGACTCGCTACAAGAATTTAAAGTGGATTGAACGATTTTTAAATTCTATAGTATCAAGCTTTTTTTGTGGTCTGTTTCTCCTTGCCACTGCTTGATTTTTATCCACAACTGCCTCCGAGCATAGCTCTTTTAATTGGTGGATTTTGTGGCTCATTTGGTACGCACGGCATTCAGGATATCTTACAGCGAGTACTTGACAAGTTCCTGCCACGACAAACTCCATACGAACCTTATGAGCAAGCGATAAACGGCTCACATGTAAGATACGACAACACAAAACCAAGGAAAAGCGAACGGCAGTTTAAGACAGTGGACGATGAGCCACCAATGCCTGATGACATGAGGGATAGATAAGATGAGAGATGTATCAGAAAATTATGCTAACTTTTGTGATGCTTATGAGGGTGTATCACTGACACCGTATAAAGACAGTGCAGGCATCTTGACCATAGGCCGAGGTCATACAAGCGATCCTACCTACCCTTTTGATGAGAATACTGTGTATAGCATGGAGATGGTCGAGCAGGTATGGAAGCATGACTTAAACGATGCAGTGACAAAAGCAAACAAGTGGCTTAATAATCCACATGCTTTTGACTATCACATCTTTGATATGACGGTTGATCTCATATTCAATGTGGGCAGACCTCGCACCTATCTACAGAAACTTAACGAGGGTGACTTGGACGGAGCACGTGACCAACTTTTAAGATGGATTTATGTTTCAAGTGGTGGTAGCCATGTTGTCAATGTGGGCTTGGTCAAAAGATGTTTTGGCCGTTACATGTATTACATCGGAGAGGACTACACCATATTCACGCCGAATAAGTGTGTGGCCACTTCAAGAAACATTAAACCTTTAAACGATCTAATTGACACATTCGGCTACAAACTAATCCCTGATAGCAAGACAAGATTTAGACTACAAAGAATAGCATAAAAAAATAGGCACCCTTTTGAGGTGCCTTATTCATATCAACGATAGGTTAATTATAACATGATTTTTAAGGTAGATATAAAACAATTTAGGGAATTATCTATGCTGTTTAAAGGTGCTTTTTGGAGTGGCTGTTATAAGGTGGCGATCTTATTAACGATCCTTAGCGTGCCTTTTACTATTGTATGTTTAGGCATAAGTTTTATTAAATAAAAAAATTAAACCCCTAGTTGGATTGCAGTCCCTAGGGGTTTTTA
It contains:
- a CDS encoding lysozyme, whose translation is MRDVSENYANFCDAYEGVSLTPYKDSAGILTIGRGHTSDPTYPFDENTVYSMEMVEQVWKHDLNDAVTKANKWLNNPHAFDYHIFDMTVDLIFNVGRPRTYLQKLNEGDLDGARDQLLRWIYVSSGGSHVVNVGLVKRCFGRYMYYIGEDYTIFTPNKCVATSRNIKPLNDLIDTFGYKLIPDSKTRFRLQRIA